CGATCAGGGGCTTGCTCGACATAATCGCGTACGACAGTTTCTTTGCAAAGGCCGGCGCCGGCGACCAAAGTGTCCTGCACGTGCGCCTCGAAGCTGTCCTGTTCAGACATCACAGCAGAGATGCCTCCTTGAGCCATCGCGGAATTGCTGCCACCCGCAGTTTCTTTCGCAAGAATAGTGACTTTTCCGAATGAGGAGAGCTTAAGGGCCAAGGCAAGGCCCGCAGTTCCCGAGCCAATTATTAAAACATCGCTGCGATGAGTACTCATAGTGGCTCCTTCTTACTCCTTTTAATCGGATTTGCAAAGGACTCTTGCTTGATTCTTACCAGTTTCTAAAACTACAATAAAATCAAAGACTCACGTCGGTGCAAGAAGCCCGACACGGGGAGGAAGGAATCGTCTCCATGAAAACAAAACTCATCATTGTGCTGGTTGGAATTTCGGCGCTCTTTATCGGTGCGGTATTGTGGCGTACGGATAGTTTCGTTTATGGCGATCGCATGAGTTGGGTGGAGGCACAAACGCGCACACAGCTGGGCGCGATGAATCACTCCTTGGCGACAGAGCTGAAGTCTTTGCAAAGAGTTGTTGCAACCTTCAACGCGGAAAACTTTCAAAAAGGAAAATTGAATTGGAGTTCTTTGGCTCCTTACTACGCGGCGGCCTCTTTCAGCGTGAGCGGTTCAAACTTAGAGCCACAAACTATTCTTGCTAAAGAAAATTCAAAAGCGGCGAGCTGGAACAAAGACTTCGTGAAGTCGGCGTTGGGTTCTTTGGCGCGCACACCAGACATGCGTTTTTTTGTGAAGCCTTTTCAGGATTCTCAGCGCGGCCGTTATGTCGCTTTGGTTTTTCTTGAAGGACAAAGAGCCTATGCGCTTTTTGGTTCCGGAGAAATTTTTCAATCGTTGATCGATGCGCAAAGAGGATCGCTTTCGGCTTTTTCTATTGTGACGACAACGGGATTGACCGTAGGGCACTCGGTACCAGAGTACCTGGGTACGATCATGCGCGACGATCCGGTTTTTAAAGAAGCGCAACAAAGCGGTTCTTCTCATGGCAGCAATATTTTCCGTCTTAAATCCGGGGAACTTTACGGCATGTACGAAGCCGTGCCGCAAAGTAATCTTTTAGTTTTGAGTTCGGCGCCTTTGAAGGAAACGATGAAGGGTCGCACGGGATTGTGGTGGCAATTTCTGTTGATGGGCTGTGGTGTCGCTCTTGTGGGGATCGCCGCGGCACTGTACATCATCGCACCGGCGGAAAAAGAAATAGAAACCTTGGAACATCAACTGCAAGAGGCAAAATCAAAACCGGCTCCGGCGGCGGCTCCTGAAAAGGTGGTCGCTCTTGATCCTGAGGTGGCGCAAAAAGAAAAAGTGCAGGCTTCGATGCGTGTGGCTTCGGCATTGGCGCACGAGATGCGCGGACCTTTGGCTTCGATCTTGGGTTACTCGCAAATGATTCTCGCAAAAAATCCTGAAAGCGATATCGTGCAAAGCACGGATTCTATTTTGCGTGAAACACGCGCCGCACGCGGTGTGCTTGATAAACTCTTGGGTTATGCCGGCGAGCAAGTGAACGAGAAAATCACTATGAAGGTCGAAGGCCCCGTGGTGAAAGCGTTGAAAAATCTTGAAGCCCAGTTTTCTGCCAAAGGTGTAAAGCTAATTAAAAATCTTCAAGAGACGTCAGCGATGGATTTGCAAGTCGAAGCTCTTGTAAAAGCCATCAGCAATATTTTGCAAAACTCCGTAGAAGCTATGGAGCGAATGGCAAAAAAAGAAATCAAGATAGATCTTTTTGAAGACAGCGAAGGAATTCATCTCAATATCGAAGACACCGGCGAGGGTATTGAAGCTGCGAATCTGGGGCAGATCTTCGATCCGTTCTTTACGACACGCTCGTTCCACAATCATATGGGCTTGGGCTTGGCCGTCGCTTTCGGAATCTTGAAAGAACATAACGCTGAAATCAAAGTGGAATCGCAACGTGGCCAGGGAACAAAGGTCATGGTTGTGTTCAAAAAATTACAAACGCAAACGGTGTTGCGTGCGCCTGTTGAAGCTCCAAAGGAAGAACCGATGATGATCTCTCCCGAATTACCTCAGTTGAAAGAAGAATCGGCACATCGCGAAGAAGCGGAAGCGCAATTCGCTGAAGTGCAAGCGGCGATTCCTGCGGGAACACCGGTGTCTCCTCTGGATGTGAATATCGACAATCTTTTGGAACTACCAGAAGTCAATGAGCCCGTGAAAGAAGAACCTGCCGTTGTCACGAAAAAAGCCGCAGCCGTGTTGCCTAAAAAAGCAAACGAAGACGAGCTGACCTTCATTGACGGTTTCCTAGGGGAAGAAGAGCCCGTGGCGGCTGCGCCGGCACCCGTGGCGACGGAAGCAAGCGCGGAAACGGCGGTTCCCGCTGATCTGGCGGAAGCGGCAACGACTTTGGCAGAGATGCCTTTGGATGCCGCTCCGATCAGCGATGAATTGACTCCAGTGAATTTGATCGCTCCGCCGAAAGCGCCGGCAAAACAGAAAACTTCGAAACTTGATTCATACCATGTGGAAATTCGTCGTCCCGGAAAGAGGATTTAATTGAACATTCGTGATTACAGTGGGCAATTTACGGTTTTCGTTTTCACCACCAACGTGGACTTGGGGGCTTCGGCGAAAGTGTATCTTTCGCAAGCTGGATACGATGCTTATTTTTTCCAGGATCAAGAAACACTCCTGCAGCGCGTGCGCGAAAATCCCCCGCATCTTCTTGTGTTTTCGACGGCTTCGTTAGCGGGCGCTTTAAGCGATTTCGTGACGTCGATTCAGGAAATCAACGATGAGATTCGTTTTATCGCGGTCAGTTCCATTTCGCAGTTTGATATTCTCGCGCAGTACAACAGTCATGGTTTTGTTGACGTGATTTCGGATGAAACGGCGGCTCTTGAGTCGCGCATCGTGTGGTCCGTCGATCGCGCTTGTGAAAAAATCTATCTGACTTATCAGAATGAACAGCTTTTCGACGACTTGAATACGACCAAAGAAAAAATGGAAGAGGCGCATGCCGCCGCTTTGGAGAGCATGAAAAAAACCGAGATCGCGCAGGCAACGCCACCGATCTCCATGCGCATTGCTGATTATCGTTCCGCACAAAGCAAAGAAGATCTGATTCAAAAATATTTGCACCAGCAATCCGGTCTTATTTGTGTTTATTTTAAATTTCTTCCGTCCGTTCGTTCTTTTGTGGCGACCCATGCGCAGGGAATTCCGGCTTCCGACATTCAAGGTGTGGGCGTGCAATTAGAATCCGGCGATATGAAAGAACTGAGTTCACAGATGGCCATGGGTCTTTTGCCGCCGCGTTTTTCGGAAATGCTTGTCGAGGCTTTCCGCTTCAATCCGCCGAAAGCCTTGCCGCTTTATGCGCACAATGCTTTGGAAGGCGTGTTCACTTATTCGGGAAATGTGAGCGCCGCCGAGGTTTCCGCGTTGAATGAAGAATTCACTTTGATGTCTTTGTGTTATTCGAACTTCTCGTTAGAGAAAAAAGTCGATTCCTTAGAGGTCCAAGATTTCGTCACAGAACTCTTTAATAAAAATTATTACCATAAAGTTTTGGGTGACGAAGTGTCTCGCGCCCGCCGTTTGAAGCAGCCGATCTCGGTTGTGAAGGTGGCCTTGGATGACTTTTATGAGATTGAGTCATCTTTAGGTGAAGCAGTGAGAGATGAGTTGCTAAAATCCGTCGCGACCATCATCACTAAGACAAGTCGAACCAACGATGTGACTTGCAGAACGGCGGCCAATGAAATGGCGATGATCCTGCCCCATTGTCCAAAAAAAGGGGCGGCACTGCGCGCGGAAAGATTACGTCGTATAATCGAAGGCACTTCATTCATGGATAACGGAATGAAAGTCTCCATCAGCCTCGGTATCAGCGAATATCCTTCGCTGTGTGATTCGGCGAAAACTTTGGACGAAACTGCGACCAAAGCGCTTTTGCATATCACTGACAAAGGCGGAAATAAAATCTGTTTGTACAAAGCCCCGGAATCGCATCGTCCTGAATTTGATGTGCCAGCGGAGTAAAACAGAGAACTAGAATTGGAAAAAGATATTTAATGGAAATGTTTCGTCGGACTTTTGCAGAAATCAACTTGGATCACTTCGCACACAATATCCGTGTGTTGCAAAAGTCTTTTCCTCAGACGCCGTTTCTTTGCCCGATGGTGAAAGCCAATGCCTATGGACACGGGGACGTTGAATTAGCGCGTTTTCTCGAGACTTTAGGAATCGAGCATGTCGGTGTCTGTTTAATTGAAGAAGGACTTCTTTTACGCAACCTCGGTGTGAAAACCGATATTCTGGTTTTCCGGGGATTTGATCGTGCCGGAGCTGAAAAAATCATTCAGTACAATATGACTCCGGTCGTAAGCAATTGGGAACAGATTGAACATCTTGAGGCGGCGGCGTCTTCTCCTGTCACGATTCACTTGAAATTTGATACGGGAATGAACCGTTTGGGATTCCGTCCCGACGAAGCCCAAAAACTGTACGATCGCCTGTGGCAGAATAAAAAGATCCGTTTGAAGGCGTTATTGACCCATCTTTATAACGGCGAGGATGCGCTGGATCCTCAGGGGCAAAGTGCCACGCAGTTGCGTGCGCTTCACCAGGTCAGCCAGCTTTTTAAACCTTTTAATATTTTCTGCCACGCTCTGAATAGCGCGGGAATTTTGAATCACTTAGCGGCGCAGAAAAAATCTTTGCCAAAGGATCATCCCTTGTTTTTACAAAACTGGGGATTGCGTCCTGGTCTGATGATTTACGGTTACAACCCGGTGGCGGACAAAGATGTTTGTGAGCTTAAGCCGGTGATGAGTTTAAAATCGCAAGTGGCGACACTTCGCAACCTTCAAATCGGCGAAACCGTGTCTTACGGCGGAACTTGGAAGGCTGCGCGCGAATCTGTGATCGCTGTCGTGCCGATCGGATATGCTGATGGCTATCATCGTATTTTATCCAATAAGTCGTCAGTTCTTTTTGCCGGCCATAAAGTTCCCGTGGTTGGCAACATCTGTATGGACTATCTCATGCTCGATGTGACCGATGTCGTAAAAGGAAAAGATCTCAAAGAATTTAAAGAGCAAGAGGTCACTCTCTTTGGCTATGGCTTAAACGAAGAGTTTTTGTCGCCGGAAGAATTGGCACAACACGCGAAAACGATCACCTGGGAAATGCTCACGAGTGTCGGCGAACGGGTGCCACGAGTTTACACCGGGCTTGATGCCGATTTTATCAGTGCAGATATTGGAGGAGAGTAAGTGACTCTCACAGAGAATTTCTCAAGAATTGTTTCAGGAATCGGAGCTCTTGTTTTGCGCGTCGTGCGCGGCCTTGTGACCGAGACGGGTAAGATCATGCTCTTCTTCAATGAAAGCATCCGTCTCATCTTTGCAAAACCTTCGCGTTTTAACGAAATCATCCGTCACATGGAGTTCATCGGAAATCAATCCGTCGGCATCATTTGTTTGACGGGAATCTTCACGGGGCTGGCACTTTCTTTTCAGCTTTATTTAGGGTTCAAACTTTTTAACGCCGTTAATATGGTGGGGCCGACTGTGGCCCTGGGGATCACGCGTGAGCTTGGTCCGGTATTAACCGGCTTGATCGTGGCAGCCCGTGCAGGCGGAGCCATGGCCGCGCGCTTAGGAACAATGCGCGTGAATGAGCAAATCGACGCGCTGGATGTAATGGGCGTGAATACCAAACAATACTTAATCTCTCCACGTTTGGTGGCGGCATTTATTTGTATGCCGTTGCTTGTGGCGGTTTTCGACTTCGTGGCGATGTTGGGAAGCTATTTCCTGTGCGTGAAGCTTGTGGCTCTTGACGAAGCGGTGTTCTGGCAAAAAATCGCCGACTTTATCGAAGTTAAACATATCAATGAAGGTCTTTTTAAAGGCATGATCTTCGGCATCTACTTCGCGACAGTCTGTACGTATCGTGGATTTAATACCACAGGCGGAGCCAAAGGTGTCGGTGAAGCAACCAATCAGGGCGTCGTACAAAGCATGGTCGGCATCATCATTCTTGATTATTTCGCGACGAACTTAATTCGTTTCTTCTATAACGTGATGGGAATTTCTTAATGAACGGCGAATCTGCAGTCTCTATGCGAGACGTGAAAAAATCTTTTGATGGCGGAAAAGAATTCGTTCTTAAAGGTATCAACCTGGAAATTCCCAAGGGGAGTTTGACGGCGATCATCGGTTTTTCCGGTACGGGAAAAAGCGTGATGCTGAAACACTTGTTGGGATTGTTTAAACCCACATCGGGACAAATTGATGTTTTGGGCACGGACATCTCGCAACTCAGCCCCGACGAACTCACAAAGTTTCGCCAGAAATTCGGAGTGCTGTTTCAATCAGCAGCGCTTTTTGATGACATGACTGTTTTGGAAAACGTGTGCTTTCCTTTGTTCGAACATAGGCGCGAGTTGAAGGAAGCTCAGGTCCTTCGTATAGCGGAAGAAAAACTTTTACAGGTTGGTTTGGAAGCCAAACATTTCCACAAACTTCCGAGTCAGATCAGCGGCGGTATGCAGAAGAGAACAGGACTAGCCCGTGCTCTCGCCCTAGATCCAGAAATTTTGATCTATGATGAGCCGACCACGGGTTTAGATCCCATTCTGACGGAAATGGTGGATAATTTGATTCTGAGTACTCATAAAATGCGAGAAGGCGTGACATCCATCATGGTATCGCATGATTTGTCCGCTGCGTTTAGGATTGCCGACCATATCGC
This region of Bdellovibrio sp. 22V genomic DNA includes:
- a CDS encoding HAMP domain-containing sensor histidine kinase, which gives rise to MKTKLIIVLVGISALFIGAVLWRTDSFVYGDRMSWVEAQTRTQLGAMNHSLATELKSLQRVVATFNAENFQKGKLNWSSLAPYYAAASFSVSGSNLEPQTILAKENSKAASWNKDFVKSALGSLARTPDMRFFVKPFQDSQRGRYVALVFLEGQRAYALFGSGEIFQSLIDAQRGSLSAFSIVTTTGLTVGHSVPEYLGTIMRDDPVFKEAQQSGSSHGSNIFRLKSGELYGMYEAVPQSNLLVLSSAPLKETMKGRTGLWWQFLLMGCGVALVGIAAALYIIAPAEKEIETLEHQLQEAKSKPAPAAAPEKVVALDPEVAQKEKVQASMRVASALAHEMRGPLASILGYSQMILAKNPESDIVQSTDSILRETRAARGVLDKLLGYAGEQVNEKITMKVEGPVVKALKNLEAQFSAKGVKLIKNLQETSAMDLQVEALVKAISNILQNSVEAMERMAKKEIKIDLFEDSEGIHLNIEDTGEGIEAANLGQIFDPFFTTRSFHNHMGLGLAVAFGILKEHNAEIKVESQRGQGTKVMVVFKKLQTQTVLRAPVEAPKEEPMMISPELPQLKEESAHREEAEAQFAEVQAAIPAGTPVSPLDVNIDNLLELPEVNEPVKEEPAVVTKKAAAVLPKKANEDELTFIDGFLGEEEPVAAAPAPVATEASAETAVPADLAEAATTLAEMPLDAAPISDELTPVNLIAPPKAPAKQKTSKLDSYHVEIRRPGKRI
- a CDS encoding GGDEF domain-containing protein, whose product is MNIRDYSGQFTVFVFTTNVDLGASAKVYLSQAGYDAYFFQDQETLLQRVRENPPHLLVFSTASLAGALSDFVTSIQEINDEIRFIAVSSISQFDILAQYNSHGFVDVISDETAALESRIVWSVDRACEKIYLTYQNEQLFDDLNTTKEKMEEAHAAALESMKKTEIAQATPPISMRIADYRSAQSKEDLIQKYLHQQSGLICVYFKFLPSVRSFVATHAQGIPASDIQGVGVQLESGDMKELSSQMAMGLLPPRFSEMLVEAFRFNPPKALPLYAHNALEGVFTYSGNVSAAEVSALNEEFTLMSLCYSNFSLEKKVDSLEVQDFVTELFNKNYYHKVLGDEVSRARRLKQPISVVKVALDDFYEIESSLGEAVRDELLKSVATIITKTSRTNDVTCRTAANEMAMILPHCPKKGAALRAERLRRIIEGTSFMDNGMKVSISLGISEYPSLCDSAKTLDETATKALLHITDKGGNKICLYKAPESHRPEFDVPAE
- a CDS encoding ABC transporter ATP-binding protein, with product MNGESAVSMRDVKKSFDGGKEFVLKGINLEIPKGSLTAIIGFSGTGKSVMLKHLLGLFKPTSGQIDVLGTDISQLSPDELTKFRQKFGVLFQSAALFDDMTVLENVCFPLFEHRRELKEAQVLRIAEEKLLQVGLEAKHFHKLPSQISGGMQKRTGLARALALDPEILIYDEPTTGLDPILTEMVDNLILSTHKMREGVTSIMVSHDLSAAFRIADHIAMLDSGRVLLFGTPEDFFNTDIELVKRFVNKGMKHQ
- a CDS encoding ABC transporter permease; translation: MTLTENFSRIVSGIGALVLRVVRGLVTETGKIMLFFNESIRLIFAKPSRFNEIIRHMEFIGNQSVGIICLTGIFTGLALSFQLYLGFKLFNAVNMVGPTVALGITRELGPVLTGLIVAARAGGAMAARLGTMRVNEQIDALDVMGVNTKQYLISPRLVAAFICMPLLVAVFDFVAMLGSYFLCVKLVALDEAVFWQKIADFIEVKHINEGLFKGMIFGIYFATVCTYRGFNTTGGAKGVGEATNQGVVQSMVGIIILDYFATNLIRFFYNVMGIS
- the alr gene encoding alanine racemase — translated: MFRRTFAEINLDHFAHNIRVLQKSFPQTPFLCPMVKANAYGHGDVELARFLETLGIEHVGVCLIEEGLLLRNLGVKTDILVFRGFDRAGAEKIIQYNMTPVVSNWEQIEHLEAAASSPVTIHLKFDTGMNRLGFRPDEAQKLYDRLWQNKKIRLKALLTHLYNGEDALDPQGQSATQLRALHQVSQLFKPFNIFCHALNSAGILNHLAAQKKSLPKDHPLFLQNWGLRPGLMIYGYNPVADKDVCELKPVMSLKSQVATLRNLQIGETVSYGGTWKAARESVIAVVPIGYADGYHRILSNKSSVLFAGHKVPVVGNICMDYLMLDVTDVVKGKDLKEFKEQEVTLFGYGLNEEFLSPEELAQHAKTITWEMLTSVGERVPRVYTGLDADFISADIGGE